In Neomonachus schauinslandi chromosome 6, ASM220157v2, whole genome shotgun sequence, a genomic segment contains:
- the LOC110573969 gene encoding prefoldin subunit 4-like → MAATMKKVAAEDVNVTFEDQQKINKFARNTSRITELKEEIEVKKKQLQNLEDACEDIMLADDDCLMIPYQIGDVFISHSQEETQEMLEEAKKNLQEEIDALEARVESIQRVLADLKVQLYAKFGSNINLEADES, encoded by the coding sequence ATGGCGGCCACCATGAAGAAGGTGGCTGCAGAAGATGTCAACGTTACTTTTGAAGATcaacaaaagataaacaaatttgCACGGAATACAAGTAGAATTACAGAGCTGAAGGaggaaatagaagtaaaaaagaaacaactccaGAATTTAGAAGATGCTTGTGAGGACATCATGCTTGCAGATGATGATTGCTTAATGATACCTTATCAAATTGGTGATGTTTTCATTAGCCATTCTCaagaagaaacacaggaaatgttagaagaagcaaagaaaaatttgCAAGAAGAAATCGACGCCTTAGAAGCCAGAGTGGAATCAATTCAGCGAGTGTTAGCGGATCTGAAAGTTCAGTTATATGCAAAATTCGGGAGCAACATAAACCTCGAAGCTGATGaaagttaa